CACGAGGAGGACGAATCGAAGCCGGGGTATTCGCCCGAGGGCCTCAAGGCAGCGCATTCCAGCGACGTGATGTTCCAAGCCCGGATGAACACGACCGACGCTCAGCGAATGGCAAAGGCAATTGAATGGTGGATTTCGGGACCGTTCCATCGCCCATCGCTCTTGAACCCCGATCTCAGGCATGTAGGTTTTGGTGAGTATTGCGAGGGAACTCTCTGCGCGGCGGTGCTCGATTTGAAAAGCGATCTGCCGCGGGCGCCTCCCGGCGGCCGCCCGCTGGCCCAGCCGGTCGAAGTTCCTCCCGACGGTGTGACGGTAAAGCCCGGCGGATTCAGCGGTGAATGGCCGGATCCAGTATCGTCGTGCCCTGGATACTCTACGGCCGCATTGGCGATCACGCTCCAACTTGGAATGCACGTGCCGGCGAAGATTACCGATGCGTCTGTCACACAGACCACTGGCGCGGCGGCCGGGACCAAAGTCGCCACCTGCGCCTACGATTCCGAAAGCTACGCGAATTCCGACATGGTCACGCAGACCAAGGGCCGCGGGATCCTCAATACGTTTGGTGAAGTGGTAGTGATCGTGCGAGATCCGCTCGCCGCCGGCGAAACTTACCGCGTCGCGATGAGCGTGAACGGCAAACCGTTTGCTTGGAGCTTCACCGCGGCCCCGTGAACAACGATTAGCTAGCGCTGGAAATCGACCGCGATGATCGTCGCCGTCGAATCGAGCGCGCTGTCGGGCGTCGCAATCACGAGCTCGCCAATCGGATCGGGGTTGAACAGCGTATCGGCCGCGGCGATTCGCTTGCGCAGCTTGAGCGAAATCATACTTGCCAGCGGACGCACGTCGCCGACGTGCCGCACCTTGACGCCGCGCACCGAGACCGACTCGTACGGCTTCATCAGCAGGTGCAGATAGACCCGATTGCCGCGGCGGGTTGACGGTCCGTAGAACTGCCACGGCTCGAGTCCGGGGTCAGTGCCGACGATTGCCTCGTTGTTGCGGTCCATCCAGTTGCCAATCGCTTCGAGCCGTTCGGCGTGTTCGGGTGGAATGGCGCCGTCGCCCATCGGGCTCACGTTGAGCAGCAGATTTCCACCCTTGCCCGCCACTTCGCACAGAGTATGGATCAGCGACCGGATCGATTTGAGGTCCTTGTCCGACGGATTGTAACCCCAGCTGTTGTTAATCGTCAGGCAGGTCTCCCACGAGCCTTGCGGCGGCTGGGGCGGAACGGCCTGTTCGGGGGTCTGATAGTCGCCGTAACCGGGGATGCGATCATTGATGACGACCTCGGGCTGAAGCGAGCGGATCATCTCGACCAACTCGCGCGACTTCCATTCCTCGGGCGTGCGTTCCCATCCGCCGTCGAACCAGAGAAGATCGATCTTGCCGTAGTTGGTCAGCAGCTCGCGCATCTGGGCGAACATGAATTGTATAAATCGATCCCACTGTTCAGGCGTCGAGCGGCGCCAGTTGCCCCACTTGTAGGGTTTGTCCGACTCGATGAATGCCGGGTAGTCGGGGTGATGCCAGTCGATAAGTGAGTAATACAGTCCGACCTTCAGGCCCTCGGCGCGGAACGCATCTGTATATTCACGAACTATATCGCGCTTGAACGGCGAATACTCAATTGAATAGTCAGAATGCTTCGTATGGAACATCGAGAAGCCGTCGTGATGCTTGCTGGTCAGGACTGCGTATTGCATCCCGGTGCGTTTTGCCGTCCGCGCCAGCGCGCACGCGTCCCATTTTGTCGGATTAAACGTCCTGGCGGTCGAGTGATATTCGTCAACCGCGACGCTTTGCCCATCCGGCAGCACGCCGACGCCTCCGACCAGCGGCCACGACAGCTCGAGCCCGCGCTGGCTGCAATGCCCCCAATGGATGAACATCCCGAATCTTGCCTTGTTAAACCACGATTCCATAGCGGGGCATTCTCGCCTTCATCGGATGCGCTTGTCCATCCCGAGCCGGGCCGCGGCGCCGGCGCTTCGTCCGGTTCGATGATCGACGCCGGGATTGGGTCGGTTCGGCTCTTGCGGATTGGCGCCGCCTCGAATACTTCCATGTAGGACTGTTGGAATAACCCGATGCATGGACGTTTGATTGTTCGTGCAAATGCGAGTGGATAATATGAAACGCAACTACTTTAGAATGTCGTGTCTTGCCGTCGTGGCGGTGCTGGTGCTTGCCTCGGCTTGCAGGGGCGCAACGGATGGACTCCCAGTGAGAAACACAGGTCATTACGCAATCATCGAGACCGACCGCGGCGCCGTCATCGTCGAGCTTTACCCGGCCGTCGCACCCAAGACGGTCGCGAATTTCGAGACGCTGGTGAACAAGGGCTTTTACAACGGCTTGACTTTCCATCGCGTCGAACCTGGCTTTGTGGTGCAGGGCGGAGATCCTGACGGGACGGGGACCGGCGGTCCGGGCTACACGGTGCCCGGCGAGATCAACGCCAACGAGCATCACCTGCGCGGCACTTTGGCCACCGCGCGCACCAGCGACCAAGTCAATCCGCAACGCGCGTCCAGCGGCAGCCAGTTCTATATCTGCCTGGATAAGGCGCCGTTCCTCGACGGCCAATACACCATCTTCGGCGGCGTGATTAAGGGCATGGACGTGGTCGATCAGATTCAGAAGGGCGACCACATGAAGAAGATCACGCTCGCGAAGGAGCCGCCCAAGTAGCCGCGGCGCGTCGCAAATGACGGATTCACGAAGCGGGCACCCCCATCGGGCGGGGCCCTACTTCACCGTTGACCTGCATCTCCACACCAACCGCGGTAGTTCGGACTCGAACCTGGCGCCGAAAGACCTGGTCGATCGCGCGCGTGCGATCGGAATCGGCGCGGTCTGCATCACCGAGCACGACAACATGTGGGATTCGCGCGAGATCGCGGCGCTGGCGGCCGGCTCGGGCGTGATTTTTATGCGCGGGATGGAAGTCACCACCGACATGGGGCATGTCGGCGCGTTCGGGCTCGAGCGCTACGTCGGAGGAATCTACAAGCTCGCCGAACTGCGGCGCGTGGTGAACCTCGAAGGCGGGATACTGATCGCGAACCATCCGTTCCGCTACAAACTCGACCCGCGCTTTTCCTTCATCAACCCGGACTCGGAGCCGATCGATCCAACTTATCCGGACCGCGCCGCCAAGCTCGAAATCTTCGAGATGGTCGATGCGATCGAAGTGCTCAACGGCGCCTGCGGTGAGGACGAGAATCTGTTCGCGCTCAAGGTCGCGCGCCGTCTTGGGTTGGCGGAGGTGGCGGGCTCGGACTCGCATTCCGCGGGCTCGGTGGGATGCGTGACGACGCTGCTCGACGGGCCAATCAAGGACGAGCGCGAGCTTATCGCCGCGATCCAGTCCCGGCGATGCCGCGCGGGTCGCGGCCTGCTCAAGAGCGCGCTTGCGCCTTTCGAGCTGTCGGCAAATGCCGGCTAACGCTCGGCAAGACCAGGCGGATTGGATCGCCCGCCGGCATTGTTTGCCACGCGATCGATCCGATAAAATTTCTCCGCCGCCGCTGAGACTTTACCCGAGACTTTACCAATGAGTGCCAACAAGGATCGCCTCGCTCTGATCGAGCTGCTCTCCTCGATCGGCGGCGAACATTCCGAGGATCTCCGCGAGACCCTGGACCGGGTTGCCGCCGCGATTGCCACCGGCATGGAGGCCGAGGTCTGTTCGCTCTACCTCTTCGATCCGCAGCGCGAGCGAATCGTGCTGCGCGCCACGGTCGGACTCGATCGCGAATCGGTCGGCAAGGTTTCGATGCGCCTCAACGAGGGACTGGTCGGGTTGGTGCTGGAGAAGGACGAACCGGTTTGCGTGCCCGACGCGATCAGCCATCCGCGCTACAAGTACTTTCCCGAGACCGGCGAGGAACGCTTCCATACTTTTCTGGGCGTGCCGGTTCACGACCACGACGGCCGCAAGAAGCCGCTCGGAGTGCTGGTCGCGCAGACCCTCGAGCGGCGCAAATTCAACAAGAGCGAAATCCGCCTGCTCAACACCGCCGCCAACCAGGTCGCGCAAATTCTTTCTCATTTCAGGCTGCGCGAATCGCTTGCCACCAAGGAAAAAGAGCGGCTCGAATATCGGCGCCGGATGATCGAGGCCAACCGCCAGCTCAAGGACTACGAAAAAGTCGGCGGCAAGACCCGCCACGCCCCGCCCGCCAAGATTCGCCGCCCCCGGCTGCCGGGACTTTCCGCCTCACCCGGATTTGCGCAGGGAAGCGCGCACATCGTCGGCGCATTTCTAAGCAGCGTCGATCGTAACCAGAAGTCCCGCGACCCCAAGGCCGAGCTCAAGCGCTTCGAGGACGCTCTGGCCCGTTCGCTGGCCGAGCTGGCCACCCTGCGGGTGCGGATGGAGCCGCTGATGCCCGAGGCGGACCTCAAGATCTTCGACGGCCATCGCATGATTCTCGAAGACGAGGAGTTCGTCGGCCGCATCCGCGATACAATTGCCAACGGCTACGCCGCCGAGAGCGCGCTGTTCCGGGTCATCGAGGAGCTCAGCACCTCGATGCTTGCGGTCGCGGACAATTATTTGCGCGAGCGCGCGACCGACTTCCGCGACGTCGGCCATCGCCTGTTGCGCCATCTGCGCCAGGAGGAAAAAAGGGCTCCCTTCACCAAGCCGACGATCATAGTCGCCGAGGAGCTTACGCTTTCGCAGCTGATGCTGGCCAGCCACGACAAGCTCACGGGTATTGCCCTGCAATCCGGCGGCGTCACCTCGCACGCGGCGATCCTCGCGCGGGCGTTCGAAATCCCGACCGTAGTCGGCGTCGAACATCTTATGGAATCCGTCGTCGAGGGCGATCAGCTCGTGCTCGACGGCAACTCGGGCGTCGTTTACGTCAATCCCGGCGCCGAGATCGAGCGCGACTACGTGAGCCTGTCCAAGCGCTACGAGGCATTCAAGCGCGAGCTTATCGAAGAGGGCAACGCGCCGACCGCGACCCGCGACGGCCATCGCGTCATGATGCTGGCGAATATCGCGCTGCTGGCCGATATCCAAATGGCGCTGCGCTACGGCGCCGAGGGCGTCGGGCTGCTGCGTTCGGAATTCTCGTTCCTGACCTACGAGGATTTCCCCGATGAGACTCAGCAGGTCGCGCTGTACGGCAAGATGCTCGAGATGCTCGGCAAGCGCCCGATCACGATTCGCACCCTCGACATCGGCGCCGACAAGTATCCGGCCTATATGCGGGTGCCGCGCGAGGACAATCCGTTCCTCGGCTGGCGTTCGATACGCATCTCGCTGGAGATGCCGGGGCTGTTCAAAGTTCAGCTCCGCGCCATTCTCCGCGCCGCCGCCAAGCACGACGTCCGCATCATGTTCCCGATGATCTCGAGCCTCGAGGAATTGCGCCGCGCCAAGGAATTGCTGGCCGAGTCCCAGGCCGAGCTGTTCAAGGAAGGACTCGAGCACAATCCCAATATCGAAGTCGGAATCATGGTCGAAGTGCCATCGGCGGTATGGCTCGCGCCGCGGCTTGCGCGCGAGGTCGATTTTTTCTCGATCGGAACCAACGATCTGATCCAGTACCTGCTCGCCGCCGACCGCAACAATCGCAAAGTCGCGCACCTCTACGAGGCGCTGCATCCCGCGGTCATTTCCGCCATCGCCGAGGTCGTCAATGTCGCGCGCGCGGCCGACAAGGAGGTCTGCCTGTGCGGCGAGATGGCCAGCGATCCGCTGGCAACGCTGCTGCTGGTCGGCATGGGTCTCGACGAACTAAGTCTGAGCCCGCTATTTATTCCGGTGGTGCGCAAAGTCATTCGCGAGGTCGATTATCAGACCGCCCGCCTGATCGCGCGTGAGACTTTACAAATGGCCAGCGTGCAGGAAATCAAGGGTTACCTGGTCGAACGCTATCGCGATTTGGGCCTCATCAATCTGGTCGAAATGTACCGCTAGTTACCCTCCGCCCAGAATTATCCCCATTTAATCCTCGACTTTGGCGCTATTAATGTGTTTCAATTAATTGTTGACATTTCCAGTCGGGAATTGTTTACTGTTTCTGACCGACCGGTTAGATACCATCAGACCCCGCGTTCGGTTATGATGCGCAGGATGGGTACGCTGGGGGCTGGGGGTAGGAAATAAAAGCAGAGGATCTATCGATGGTTTTTCTTATATTTTTAGGCGCATTTCTGATTTTCGCGGCAAGTGTCCTCTACTGGCTGTTGGGGACCAATCGTTATGGCGGTGATCGTCCCGCCGCCACGCTTCAGTTGACTGCGCGCAAGGGTGCGACCGCCGATGCGGCGATGAAACCCGAGCCTTGCCGAACGGTTCGCGTCTATTTCATCAAACCCTCGCGCTACGACGAGGAGGGTTTCGTCCAATATTTCCGCTACGGGGTTCAGCCCAACAACACTTTGACGGTGCTGACCGCGCTCAACGAGGCGTTCAACAAGCGTTACGCGGTCGAGCGCAACGTCCGCCTCGAGACGGTAATTTGGGACGAAATCTGCGACGGTGTAGTCAGCCCTGAGACAATCAAGGCGATAAAGGAAAAGGCGCGCGAAGATGGCGTCGAGTTGCTGATCGGGCTGGCCGGTGTGCAATCGAATCAGTATCCGCGCGGGCGCGACCTCGCGCTTCAGTTCGTCGCCGAAGGCTTGCCCACGATGATGGGCGGCTTCCACGTCAGCGGCTTTCCGGATTCGTGCAAGTTCCTCAACGAATGCGGCGTCACCACCGTCGTCGGCGAGGCCGAAAACATTTGGGGCGTTATCGTCGAGGACTTCCTGCGCGGTGAGCTGCGCAAGCATTATTCGGTCACCGAGGGAATTCGCGCGAAGACCGGCCAGGACGACATCACCGTTCCGCTAATCACGGAAACCCTGCTGCCGATGCTCGACGATCGTTATCTCACGCGATTTTTCAACGATACGATGACCACGCTCGACACTTCGCGCGGATGCCCGTTTACCTGCTCGTATTGCAGCGTGAAAAACGTGATGGGCCGCACGATGCGCTCGCGCGAGCCTGACGCCGTCGTAAGCTGGGTGCGCGACGCATGCCGCAATCATGGCATCGAGTCGCTGTTCCTGGTCGATGACGACTTTTTCCGCTCGCCGCGATGGGAAGAGATTCTCACCGGCCTGATTGAAGTGAAGAAGGAGTATCCCAAGCTCTCCTTCATGATGCAGGTGGACGTCGATGCGTCATGCTACGCAAATGTCGCCGACGGCGAGACCGAGACCGCCAAGCATCGGCGCAGCAAGCGTTTCACCGAACTGGCCGCGGCCGCGGGATGCTACCAGGCGTTCGTCGGAATCGAGTCGCTCAATCCCGACAACCTGAACTTTGCGACCAAGTACCAGAACACCGACGACCGCCAGCACAAGTGGGGGCTGGAAGCGGCGCGCGCGCACGTGATCGACAAGTATCGGCGCGTCGTCGAGAACTGGCACAAAGTCGGGGTCTCGGTGCACGCCGGCTACATGCTGGGATTCCCGTTCGACGGTCCCGATTGCGGGCGCGTGGCGGTGGCAACGCTGAAAAAAATCGGCTTCGACCTCGTGTCGTTCTTCATCATGACTCCGCTGCCGGGCACCGAAGACCAGGCGCGCTTCACCAGGGAAGGCGCCATCATCGACTGGGACTTCAACCAGCTCGACTCGCAGCACGTCACGCTCAAGCACGACAAGATGGACAAGGAAAGCTGGCTCGGCGCGTACCGCGACGCTTACCTGGGCTTCTACTCGCTCCCGCGCTTTCTTCACAGCATATTCACCATTTGCGCCGGCCGCGGACTCAGTGCGGAAGCGCGCTGCTCGACGCTCCGTCAGTTCACCTATTATTTCTTCAGCCATCGCCAAGGACGGCACCCGATGGTCGGCGGGATATGGCCGATTCGCCGCCGCGACGTCCGCCGCGTGGCAGTCACCGACGACGAGGCGCGCCGCTTCTACCTCGGCGGGAAGCGCTTCGGCGCGATGTTGCGCGGCGACGGTGGCGAGGGATTCGCCGGGGCTCCGGCGTAAGCAACGAACAACGCTAATTTTAATCACTTGACCGCACACCGGCGCGATCCAATCGGGATCGCGCCGGTGTGCTTTTCGGGTGTTGCGCATCGCGCCCCAAGGCTACCCGCGCCCGGCTTGCGCCAACGCCCCATAAACGGCTAGGGATTTTCCGGGGACCCCATCATGACCACACTGCCCGTCTTCGCCATCGTCGTCGTCGCCCTGGTCGTCATCGGCATGCTGATCTTCGTCCCATTCATCTTCCGGCTGCTTATCCACCTCGCCTTTTTTCTCATACCCGTGGCGGTCGCCGCGGCGGGTGTCGCGATGATCATGAACGACGAAACGATCTTCGAAAGGCCCGGCGCCGAGCAACGCGT
The Candidatus Binatus sp. DNA segment above includes these coding regions:
- a CDS encoding CAP domain-containing protein, yielding MSEERPAAVGSSTNWLTVLNAYRTRLNIPPVEEDPALGSGCVAHAKYLVMNYHQTLANLGGLMHEEDESKPGYSPEGLKAAHSSDVMFQARMNTTDAQRMAKAIEWWISGPFHRPSLLNPDLRHVGFGEYCEGTLCAAVLDLKSDLPRAPPGGRPLAQPVEVPPDGVTVKPGGFSGEWPDPVSSCPGYSTAALAITLQLGMHVPAKITDASVTQTTGAAAGTKVATCAYDSESYANSDMVTQTKGRGILNTFGEVVVIVRDPLAAGETYRVAMSVNGKPFAWSFTAAP
- a CDS encoding alpha-L-fucosidase, translated to MESWFNKARFGMFIHWGHCSQRGLELSWPLVGGVGVLPDGQSVAVDEYHSTARTFNPTKWDACALARTAKRTGMQYAVLTSKHHDGFSMFHTKHSDYSIEYSPFKRDIVREYTDAFRAEGLKVGLYYSLIDWHHPDYPAFIESDKPYKWGNWRRSTPEQWDRFIQFMFAQMRELLTNYGKIDLLWFDGGWERTPEEWKSRELVEMIRSLQPEVVINDRIPGYGDYQTPEQAVPPQPPQGSWETCLTINNSWGYNPSDKDLKSIRSLIHTLCEVAGKGGNLLLNVSPMGDGAIPPEHAERLEAIGNWMDRNNEAIVGTDPGLEPWQFYGPSTRRGNRVYLHLLMKPYESVSVRGVKVRHVGDVRPLASMISLKLRKRIAAADTLFNPDPIGELVIATPDSALDSTATIIAVDFQR
- a CDS encoding peptidylprolyl isomerase; this encodes MRNTGHYAIIETDRGAVIVELYPAVAPKTVANFETLVNKGFYNGLTFHRVEPGFVVQGGDPDGTGTGGPGYTVPGEINANEHHLRGTLATARTSDQVNPQRASSGSQFYICLDKAPFLDGQYTIFGGVIKGMDVVDQIQKGDHMKKITLAKEPPK
- a CDS encoding PHP domain-containing protein encodes the protein MTDSRSGHPHRAGPYFTVDLHLHTNRGSSDSNLAPKDLVDRARAIGIGAVCITEHDNMWDSREIAALAAGSGVIFMRGMEVTTDMGHVGAFGLERYVGGIYKLAELRRVVNLEGGILIANHPFRYKLDPRFSFINPDSEPIDPTYPDRAAKLEIFEMVDAIEVLNGACGEDENLFALKVARRLGLAEVAGSDSHSAGSVGCVTTLLDGPIKDERELIAAIQSRRCRAGRGLLKSALAPFELSANAG
- the ptsP gene encoding phosphoenolpyruvate--protein phosphotransferase, with protein sequence MSANKDRLALIELLSSIGGEHSEDLRETLDRVAAAIATGMEAEVCSLYLFDPQRERIVLRATVGLDRESVGKVSMRLNEGLVGLVLEKDEPVCVPDAISHPRYKYFPETGEERFHTFLGVPVHDHDGRKKPLGVLVAQTLERRKFNKSEIRLLNTAANQVAQILSHFRLRESLATKEKERLEYRRRMIEANRQLKDYEKVGGKTRHAPPAKIRRPRLPGLSASPGFAQGSAHIVGAFLSSVDRNQKSRDPKAELKRFEDALARSLAELATLRVRMEPLMPEADLKIFDGHRMILEDEEFVGRIRDTIANGYAAESALFRVIEELSTSMLAVADNYLRERATDFRDVGHRLLRHLRQEEKRAPFTKPTIIVAEELTLSQLMLASHDKLTGIALQSGGVTSHAAILARAFEIPTVVGVEHLMESVVEGDQLVLDGNSGVVYVNPGAEIERDYVSLSKRYEAFKRELIEEGNAPTATRDGHRVMMLANIALLADIQMALRYGAEGVGLLRSEFSFLTYEDFPDETQQVALYGKMLEMLGKRPITIRTLDIGADKYPAYMRVPREDNPFLGWRSIRISLEMPGLFKVQLRAILRAAAKHDVRIMFPMISSLEELRRAKELLAESQAELFKEGLEHNPNIEVGIMVEVPSAVWLAPRLAREVDFFSIGTNDLIQYLLAADRNNRKVAHLYEALHPAVISAIAEVVNVARAADKEVCLCGEMASDPLATLLLVGMGLDELSLSPLFIPVVRKVIREVDYQTARLIARETLQMASVQEIKGYLVERYRDLGLINLVEMYR
- a CDS encoding B12-binding domain-containing radical SAM protein; this encodes MVFLIFLGAFLIFAASVLYWLLGTNRYGGDRPAATLQLTARKGATADAAMKPEPCRTVRVYFIKPSRYDEEGFVQYFRYGVQPNNTLTVLTALNEAFNKRYAVERNVRLETVIWDEICDGVVSPETIKAIKEKAREDGVELLIGLAGVQSNQYPRGRDLALQFVAEGLPTMMGGFHVSGFPDSCKFLNECGVTTVVGEAENIWGVIVEDFLRGELRKHYSVTEGIRAKTGQDDITVPLITETLLPMLDDRYLTRFFNDTMTTLDTSRGCPFTCSYCSVKNVMGRTMRSREPDAVVSWVRDACRNHGIESLFLVDDDFFRSPRWEEILTGLIEVKKEYPKLSFMMQVDVDASCYANVADGETETAKHRRSKRFTELAAAAGCYQAFVGIESLNPDNLNFATKYQNTDDRQHKWGLEAARAHVIDKYRRVVENWHKVGVSVHAGYMLGFPFDGPDCGRVAVATLKKIGFDLVSFFIMTPLPGTEDQARFTREGAIIDWDFNQLDSQHVTLKHDKMDKESWLGAYRDAYLGFYSLPRFLHSIFTICAGRGLSAEARCSTLRQFTYYFFSHRQGRHPMVGGIWPIRRRDVRRVAVTDDEARRFYLGGKRFGAMLRGDGGEGFAGAPA